A DNA window from Carassius gibelio isolate Cgi1373 ecotype wild population from Czech Republic chromosome A6, carGib1.2-hapl.c, whole genome shotgun sequence contains the following coding sequences:
- the gga1 gene encoding ADP-ribosylation factor-binding protein GGA1, producing MAAPPDEQSLESRINKATNPLNRETDWESIQLFCDQLSNEPEGPQLATRLLAHKIQSPQEWEAMQALMVLETCVKNCGKRFHNEVGKFRFLNELIKVVSPKYLGSRAPEPVKKKVLEMMYSWTVSLPEETKISDAYQMLKKQGIIKQDPDLPDDKPCPPPMPRPKNAIFEDEEKSKMLSRLLNSSHPEDLRAANKLIKEMVQEDQKRMEKVSKRVNAIQEVKESVGLLTQLLGDYSKESGSHSNEELIKDLYQRCEKMRPTLFRLASDTEDNDEALAEILQANDSLTQVINLYRLLVKGEEVNGETSSTARLPARSTALLDLTGLDTSPLAQSFSDVPSQTPFSQELGISLLDDELMSLGLTEVNSNLPTSQPGDDMTWNTFQSSESVDEAVMPTPAVLLPVASATKTLVTVPVTSTNSLDELDLLGKTLLQQSLPPESLQVKWDKIQSQSKPTLRDLQIKSGTNTATTPSPVLSFSSEAGTLLNSQLPAGINPASAPQDDISLVNVTVPLESIKPSSLLPVTIFDKHSLRVLFHFARDSPPARPDVLVVIISMLSSAPVPITNVRFQAAVPKTMRVKLQPPLGTDLPAFNPLLPPAAITQVLLLANPHKEKVRLRYKLTFDLGQESHDESGDVEQFPPPESWGNL from the exons ATGGCGGCTCCGCCTGACGAGCAGAGTTTAGAGTCCCGCATTA ACAAAGCGACCAACCCTTTAAATCGAGAAACTGACTGGGAGAGTATTCAACTGTTCTGTGACCAACTCAGCAATGAACCTGAAGG TCCACAGTTGGCCACCAGGCTTCTTGCTCACAAGATTCAATCCCCTCAGGAGTGGGAGGCCATGCAGGCGCTCATG GTTCTAGAGACCTGTGTGAAGAACTGTGGGAAAAGGTTCCATAATGAGGTGGGGAAGTTCCGTTTCCTGAATGAGCTTATCAAAGTGGTTTCCCCTAAG TATCTTGGCTCTCGAGCCCCAGAACCAGTGAAGAAAAAAGTTCTAGAGATGATGTACAGCTGGACTGTGAGTTTACCAGAAGAGACAAAGATTTCTGATGCTTATCAGATGCTTAAGAAACAAG GTATTATTAAACAGGACCCAGACCTTCCTGATGACAAGCCCTGCCCTCCTCCAATGCCCAGGCCTAAAAATGCCATCTTTGAGGATGAGGAGAAATCAAAG ATGTTGTCACGTCTTCTGAATAGCTCTCACCCTGAGGACCTGCGTGCGGCAAACAAACTCATTAAAGAAATGGTTCAGGAg GATCAGAAGCGTATGGAGAAGGTGTCGAAGAGAGTGAATGCTATTCAGGAAGTAAAGGAGAGTGTTGGGCTTCTCACACAGTTACTGGGAGATTACAGCAAAGAGAGCGGCTCACATAGCAACGAGGAGCTAATTAAG GATCTGTACCAGCGCTGTGAGAAAATGAGACCTACTCTGTTCAGACTGGCCAGTGATACTGAGGACAACGATGAAGCTCTTG CTGAGATCTTACAGGCGAATGACAGCTTAACACAGGTGATAAATCTGTACAGACTGCTGGTGAAAGGTGAGGAGGTGAATGGAGAGACCAGCAGCACAGCCAGACTCCCAG CCCGCAGCACTGCTCTCTTGGATCTGACAGGACTGGATACCTCTCCTTTGGCTCAGTCTTTCTCTGATGTTCCCTCTCAGACACCTTTTTCACAAGAGCTGGGAATCAGCCTTTTGGATGATGAGCTCATGTCCCTGG GCTTGACTGAAGTCAATTCTAATCTGCCAACTTCTCAGCCTGGAGATGACATGACATGGAATACTTTTCAG TCATCAGAGTCTGTGGATGAAGCTGTTATGCCGACCCCTGCAGTGCTGTTGCCAGTGGCGAGTGCTACCAAGACACTTGTTACTGTGCCTGTGACATCCACTAATTCCCTAGATGAGTTAGACCTGTTGGGTAAGACACTGCTGCAGCAGTCTCTACCCCCAGAAAGTCTTCAAGTCAAGTG GGACAAAATTCAGTCTCAATCCAAGCCCACACTACGAGACCTTCAGATCAAGTCTGGAACCAACACTGCTACAACCCCCAGCCCTGTGTTGTCCTTTTCCTCTGAGGCAGGCACTCTCCTGAATTCACAGCTCCCAGCAGGCATCAATCCAGCTTCTGCCCCTCAAGATGACATTTCATTGGTGAATGTGACCGTGCCACTGGAGTCTATCAAACCTA GTAGCCTGTTACCTGTGACAATCTTTGATAAACACAGCCTTCGAGTTCTGTTCCATTTTGCAAGAGACTCCCCACCAGCACGGCCAGATGTTTTAGTGGTGATAATCTCCATGTTGTCATCTGCCCCTGTGCCCATCACAAATGTTCGATTCCAGGCAGCTGTTCCTAAG ACTATGAGAGTAAAGCTGCAGCCACCATTGGGAACAGATTTACCTGCCTTCAATCCTTTATTGCCTCCTGCCGCCATTACACAGGTCCTGCTTTTAGCCAACCCTCACAAG gAGAAGGTGCGGTTGAGATACAAACTGACATTTGATTTAGGACAAGAATCACACGATGAGAGTGGAGATGTGGAGCAGTTCCCTCCACCAGAGTCCTGgggaaacctttaa